In a genomic window of Vallitalea okinawensis:
- a CDS encoding sugar ABC transporter substrate-binding protein, translating into MNGRSKGVIIWIVTIVIFSGIIGLYFYKSFEGDTVKEVESDNKKTIAIVLKALDSQHWHSMKKGAEAAANDLDVNVIVLAPDKESNVEMQFQMLEDLISSEVDAIGIAPCDSAGVVPLIMKAQEKGIVVVTLDTNAQTEVLSFIGTDNYLAGKMAGERFVEILDGKGHVGLITGVIKQQTHQERVQGFKDAVEDTEIEIDWIKEADSNSVLAMKVMDDKLKESTGHKLNGVFATNALMTLGVLEAVQMSGQTIKIIGFDLQMELFDSIDKGDIDSIIAQNPYGMGYEAVNTMMLSLNNEEVPTRVDTGTEVITNANVADYKKFYEN; encoded by the coding sequence ATGAACGGAAGAAGCAAAGGTGTTATTATATGGATAGTTACAATAGTGATCTTTTCAGGGATCATAGGTTTGTATTTTTATAAAAGCTTTGAAGGTGATACAGTTAAGGAAGTAGAATCCGATAATAAAAAGACCATTGCTATTGTTCTAAAAGCCCTAGATAGTCAGCACTGGCACAGTATGAAAAAAGGAGCAGAAGCTGCGGCTAATGATTTAGATGTCAATGTAATTGTGTTAGCGCCTGACAAAGAATCTAACGTTGAGATGCAGTTTCAGATGCTGGAAGATCTCATAAGCTCTGAAGTGGATGCTATCGGGATTGCTCCTTGTGATTCAGCTGGTGTTGTACCCCTCATCATGAAGGCACAAGAAAAAGGTATAGTAGTCGTTACACTAGATACCAACGCTCAAACAGAGGTACTCTCCTTTATAGGCACAGACAATTATCTTGCAGGTAAGATGGCTGGTGAACGTTTCGTAGAAATATTAGATGGTAAAGGGCATGTTGGGCTTATTACAGGTGTGATCAAACAGCAAACTCACCAAGAAAGAGTTCAGGGATTTAAAGATGCCGTAGAGGACACAGAAATTGAAATTGACTGGATTAAAGAAGCAGACAGTAATTCAGTTTTAGCCATGAAAGTAATGGATGATAAATTGAAGGAGAGCACAGGTCATAAGCTTAATGGTGTTTTTGCTACCAATGCTCTGATGACTTTAGGTGTTTTAGAAGCGGTTCAGATGAGTGGTCAAACTATTAAAATAATTGGGTTTGACCTACAAATGGAATTATTTGATAGCATTGATAAAGGTGACATTGATAGCATTATTGCTCAAAATCCCTATGGAATGGGGTATGAGGCTGTGAATACAATGATGTTATCATTGAACAATGAAGAAGTACCGACTAGAGTGGACACAGGAACTGAAGTGATCACCAATGCTAATGTAGCAGACTACAAGAAATTCTACGAGAATTAA
- a CDS encoding ABC transporter permease, which translates to MKKSVNVKELAFKIAPLITLIVLSGYLAIVSENFLHFDNLMNILRQATTISLIAVGMLIVIITAGIDLSVGAVMALSICVMGIALKAGITNPLLLILICIATGTGMGIINGLLLTKLHLPHPFISTIGTRNISRGLALFITGAAPIIGFPKIIEVPGSADISGIPLSFIIVLIVYVCVHLFLNHTVLGREIYSVGGNKEAALLSGINVGKVLTFVYGFSGFMCASAGIIYVGRVGGALPLAGTTADLDAIAAVIIGGASFFGGKGTVWGTLIGVLLISVIRNGLNLLSASADLQYVVIGLVIVIAVFVDVLRTKVEEKAKRMAKA; encoded by the coding sequence ATGAAGAAGAGTGTGAATGTTAAAGAATTAGCATTTAAGATAGCACCATTAATAACATTGATAGTACTGTCAGGTTATCTGGCAATTGTGTCCGAGAATTTTTTACATTTCGATAATTTAATGAACATTTTAAGACAAGCAACGACGATATCATTAATCGCAGTAGGGATGCTCATTGTCATCATCACAGCAGGAATTGATTTATCTGTTGGAGCTGTGATGGCACTATCCATTTGTGTCATGGGTATTGCTCTAAAAGCCGGTATTACAAATCCTTTATTGCTTATACTTATATGTATTGCGACAGGGACGGGTATGGGTATTATAAATGGTCTTTTACTAACTAAGCTACATTTACCCCATCCTTTTATTTCAACCATTGGTACGAGGAATATATCAAGAGGTCTAGCGCTCTTTATAACAGGTGCAGCTCCTATTATAGGTTTTCCAAAAATAATAGAAGTGCCAGGGTCTGCAGATATCAGTGGTATACCACTAAGTTTTATAATTGTTTTAATTGTATATGTGTGTGTGCATTTATTCTTAAATCATACTGTTTTGGGACGAGAGATTTATTCAGTTGGGGGAAATAAAGAGGCCGCTTTGCTATCTGGTATCAATGTGGGAAAAGTTTTGACATTTGTATACGGTTTTTCTGGTTTCATGTGTGCAAGTGCTGGTATAATATATGTAGGTCGTGTCGGAGGTGCTCTACCATTAGCGGGTACAACAGCAGATTTAGATGCTATTGCTGCTGTAATAATAGGAGGCGCATCATTCTTCGGTGGTAAAGGAACCGTTTGGGGAACGCTGATTGGTGTTCTGCTGATTTCAGTTATCCGCAATGGCCTTAATTTACTTAGTGCATCTGCTGATCTTCAGTATGTGGTTATTGGTCTTGTTATCGTGATAGCCGTTTTTGTTGATGTACTTAGAACCAAAGTAGAAGAAAAAGCTAAGAGAATGGCCAAAGCGTAG
- a CDS encoding sugar ABC transporter ATP-binding protein, whose protein sequence is MSEVYVELKNISKRFPGVLALDNVSMSLKRGEVHGLLGENGAGKSTLIKCLTGVNIPEEGTIIVEGEVSRFTVPKMAMDRGISCIYQELNIISELSVTDNIFLGHYLKKSGVLDYTTMHKRAKEIMKRLGQDLDPRKKVGDLGVGQQQMVEIGRALSRDVQFLIMDEPTSSLSESEVNELMKAVAMLKEKGVAILFVSHKLEEVFRICDMVTILRDGELIKTAPVDTMTNASLIENMVGRSLDNLFPKEEVPIGKELMKVENLCCYGVFKDISFEVKAGEVLGFSGLVGAGRTEIFKSVFGVGPIDKGAIYLHGQQVSIKNPRESIKNKIAYVTEDRKGEGLILNESVGNNLTVVCMRKHTRFNILDKKKLKNIALKNIKSLKIKTTSSNTPVGTLSGGNQQKVVIGKWLNTEADVFILDEPTRGIDVGAKVEVYKLINELVKNGKAVIMISSELPEILGMSDRVIVMREGRITGRINRGSKSFCEKEIMKAAWGGYIDEEECEC, encoded by the coding sequence ATGTCAGAAGTGTATGTAGAATTAAAAAATATAAGCAAGCGATTTCCTGGAGTATTAGCTTTAGATAATGTAAGTATGTCTTTGAAACGCGGAGAAGTACATGGATTATTAGGTGAAAATGGAGCAGGAAAGTCAACGTTAATAAAATGTTTAACTGGAGTGAATATTCCTGAAGAAGGTACCATTATCGTAGAGGGTGAAGTATCACGATTCACCGTACCTAAGATGGCCATGGATAGAGGGATTAGTTGCATTTATCAAGAATTAAATATCATTAGTGAGTTATCGGTTACAGATAATATTTTCTTAGGGCATTATCTTAAGAAGTCTGGTGTACTTGACTATACGACCATGCATAAGAGGGCAAAAGAAATTATGAAACGATTGGGTCAAGATCTTGACCCAAGAAAAAAGGTAGGAGACTTAGGGGTTGGGCAACAACAGATGGTTGAGATAGGAAGAGCATTATCCAGGGATGTTCAATTTCTTATTATGGATGAGCCTACATCTAGCTTAAGTGAAAGTGAAGTTAATGAACTGATGAAAGCGGTAGCAATGTTAAAAGAAAAAGGCGTTGCCATTCTTTTTGTTTCTCATAAATTAGAAGAGGTGTTCCGAATATGCGATATGGTCACTATACTAAGAGACGGTGAGCTGATTAAAACAGCACCTGTAGACACTATGACCAATGCATCCCTTATTGAAAATATGGTAGGTCGGTCATTGGATAATCTTTTTCCAAAAGAAGAAGTACCCATTGGAAAAGAACTGATGAAAGTTGAAAATTTATGTTGCTATGGTGTTTTTAAGGATATTAGTTTTGAAGTGAAAGCAGGGGAAGTCTTAGGGTTTTCTGGTTTAGTTGGTGCAGGAAGAACAGAGATATTCAAAAGTGTATTTGGGGTTGGTCCAATTGATAAAGGTGCTATTTATCTTCATGGTCAGCAAGTATCCATTAAGAACCCTAGAGAAAGTATAAAAAATAAAATAGCCTATGTCACAGAGGATCGTAAAGGTGAAGGTCTCATCCTTAACGAGTCAGTAGGTAATAACCTGACAGTTGTGTGCATGAGAAAACATACAAGATTTAATATCCTCGATAAGAAAAAATTGAAAAATATTGCTTTGAAGAACATTAAGTCCCTGAAAATAAAGACAACTTCAAGCAATACACCTGTTGGCACCCTGAGTGGTGGTAATCAGCAGAAAGTTGTCATTGGTAAATGGCTTAATACTGAGGCTGATGTTTTTATTTTAGATGAACCAACAAGAGGTATTGATGTAGGGGCTAAAGTAGAAGTCTATAAGTTGATTAATGAATTGGTCAAAAATGGTAAGGCTGTTATTATGATTTCTTCTGAATTACCTGAAATATTGGGGATGAGTGATAGAGTTATTGTCATGCGAGAAGGTCGTATAACAGGACGGATTAATCGAGGAAGTAAAAGCTTTTGCGAGAAGGAAATTATGAAAGCGGCATGGGGAGGTTATATAGATGAAGAAGAGTGTGAATGTTAA
- a CDS encoding sugar ABC transporter substrate-binding protein — translation MKKVVVMLLVITMLLGVGCQKEEAASTEEFKQLTIGFVVKGSDEHWIQVEKGARQAAKDFNVKLDFNGPAQETLVEEHTGMIENNITNNVDALCVAPVQPAAQAKVLQKAVDKNIPVLLIDTDAELPDKTSFLGTGNYEAAKLAGDYISEKLGAGKKVAIIRGALGDKTHDDRTAGAQDALEAAGLEVLDVQPADSDSEKAANVMENLMQTFTDIDAIFVTADQMALGALKAVEQSGKDIMVVGFDGSPGAQEKIKEGSMEGSVAQSPYQMGYLGVQNAIIAANGGEVDVRIDTGAELLTIENLK, via the coding sequence GTGAAAAAAGTAGTAGTAATGTTATTAGTTATAACGATGTTATTAGGTGTAGGGTGTCAAAAGGAGGAAGCAGCGAGTACAGAAGAGTTTAAGCAATTAACGATTGGATTTGTAGTAAAAGGTTCTGATGAACATTGGATTCAGGTAGAAAAGGGTGCAAGACAAGCAGCCAAAGATTTTAATGTGAAGTTAGACTTCAATGGTCCAGCTCAAGAAACTTTAGTCGAAGAGCATACCGGCATGATTGAAAATAATATCACCAATAACGTGGATGCCCTTTGTGTAGCACCTGTTCAACCAGCTGCCCAGGCAAAAGTACTCCAAAAAGCTGTTGATAAGAATATCCCAGTTTTATTAATCGATACAGATGCAGAATTACCAGATAAGACTTCTTTTTTAGGTACTGGTAACTATGAAGCTGCTAAATTAGCAGGTGATTATATTTCTGAAAAACTAGGTGCAGGTAAAAAAGTTGCTATTATTCGTGGTGCTTTAGGGGATAAAACACATGATGACCGTACTGCAGGTGCACAAGATGCATTAGAAGCTGCTGGACTAGAAGTACTTGACGTTCAACCTGCTGATAGTGATAGTGAAAAGGCTGCAAATGTTATGGAAAATCTTATGCAGACATTTACTGATATTGATGCAATCTTTGTTACAGCTGACCAAATGGCTCTTGGTGCTTTAAAAGCAGTAGAGCAATCAGGAAAAGATATCATGGTAGTTGGTTTTGATGGTTCACCAGGTGCACAAGAAAAAATCAAAGAAGGCTCAATGGAAGGTTCTGTTGCTCAAAGTCCTTATCAGATGGGATACTTAGGCGTGCAAAATGCCATTATCGCTGCCAATGGCGGAGAAGTAGACGTGAGAATTGATACAGGAGCAGAGTTATTAACAATAGAGAACCTCAAATAA
- a CDS encoding cache domain-containing sensor histidine kinase, which produces MKKLFYNVRVRLILVTTCMIIFIAVTLSSLLYSYTESFLQKKMAHLTMENLSKYSINLRNILRETYETALRIATQDDVLDMVKQVEDIGDQDSKEALHNMLLEEAEKHPYIYSMYIYVEKEGQVITSNKVRKVRNINEPMNYPWIVRASRNESDNLLSLVEFQDEVGIFNNYFYAVSKEITYSGEQVGILSVNIDAEKIYNDLLTNIMYEEDSNVMLISGEGQIISHYQRDMLGQSIVDVPGYAAVTKHKKGYYMESINNTRTLVVFITEFYSNYKLVYSIPMGFLSQGINNLKWYSVLLSGISILFGITFVWAFSKHIYVPILTIKEAMVRFGQGDLKTRISSRRQDEFQVLYSGFNDMATELTELFNETIAQRLKIKEEQYKALQRQISPHFIYNTLNSIKCSAVLQKDKKTIEMLDAFIQLLEVSVNQRDMISLKEEVRQVANYILLQKHRFGKLFNVKYDIQPEVEDHLVPKLILQPLVENSLYHGINLREGKGLIYIKAYKAFDGIFIEVYDNGTDADIYKLEQRLHNKEKTKFNGIGIHNINERIKLIYGQGYGLSYKKDVSGLKAILHLGDHIEKIIKI; this is translated from the coding sequence ATGAAAAAACTATTTTATAACGTAAGGGTTAGGCTTATTTTAGTCACCACATGTATGATTATTTTTATCGCGGTTACCCTTTCGTCATTACTCTATAGCTATACTGAGAGCTTTCTGCAGAAAAAAATGGCTCATTTAACCATGGAAAATTTATCAAAGTACTCCATCAATTTGAGAAATATTCTAAGAGAAACCTATGAAACAGCTTTAAGAATTGCTACGCAGGATGACGTATTAGACATGGTTAAGCAAGTTGAGGATATCGGAGATCAAGACTCTAAGGAGGCACTTCATAATATGCTTTTAGAGGAAGCAGAAAAACATCCATATATCTACTCCATGTATATCTATGTTGAAAAAGAGGGGCAGGTCATAACATCAAATAAAGTTAGAAAAGTAAGAAATATTAATGAACCTATGAATTATCCATGGATAGTGAGGGCTAGTCGTAATGAGAGTGATAATCTTCTCTCTTTAGTAGAATTTCAAGATGAAGTAGGTATTTTTAATAACTACTTTTATGCAGTCAGTAAAGAAATCACTTATAGTGGAGAACAAGTAGGTATACTTAGTGTTAACATTGATGCTGAAAAAATTTATAATGATTTACTGACTAATATTATGTATGAAGAAGATTCGAATGTAATGCTGATTAGTGGAGAGGGGCAGATCATTTCTCATTATCAGCGTGATATGCTGGGTCAGTCCATTGTAGATGTACCTGGTTATGCTGCTGTTACTAAACATAAAAAAGGGTATTATATGGAGTCCATTAACAATACTAGAACACTAGTTGTATTTATTACTGAATTTTATTCCAACTATAAATTGGTATACTCAATTCCTATGGGATTCCTATCACAGGGAATTAATAATCTAAAGTGGTATTCCGTCTTGCTATCCGGTATCAGTATTCTTTTTGGTATTACTTTTGTATGGGCATTTTCTAAACACATCTATGTTCCAATTCTCACCATTAAAGAAGCCATGGTTAGATTTGGTCAAGGAGATCTTAAAACTAGAATTAGCTCAAGAAGACAAGACGAGTTCCAGGTGCTTTATTCAGGCTTTAACGATATGGCTACTGAATTGACGGAGCTTTTTAACGAAACCATAGCACAAAGGCTAAAAATTAAAGAAGAACAGTACAAAGCTCTTCAGCGTCAAATCTCACCTCATTTTATTTATAACACCCTTAACTCCATTAAATGTTCAGCAGTTTTACAAAAAGACAAAAAGACAATAGAAATGTTGGATGCTTTCATTCAGTTATTAGAAGTAAGTGTGAACCAAAGAGATATGATATCTTTGAAAGAAGAAGTGAGACAAGTAGCAAATTATATACTTCTACAAAAGCATCGATTTGGAAAGTTGTTCAACGTTAAATATGATATTCAGCCTGAAGTGGAAGATCATCTAGTCCCTAAATTAATACTTCAGCCTCTTGTTGAAAATTCATTGTATCACGGCATAAATTTACGGGAAGGAAAGGGTCTTATCTATATAAAAGCTTATAAAGCCTTTGATGGTATCTTTATTGAAGTCTATGATAACGGTACAGATGCAGACATCTACAAATTGGAGCAAAGGCTTCATAATAAAGAAAAAACAAAATTTAATGGCATTGGGATTCACAACATCAATGAGCGGATCAAGCTTATTTATGGTCAAGGATATGGTCTTTCCTATAAGAAAGATGTATCAGGTTTAAAGGCTATTCTTCATTTAGGTGATCATATTGAAAAAATTATAAAGATTTAA
- a CDS encoding hydroxypyruvate isomerase family protein has product MKKSACIEMIFTEVDFYNRFKLAKEAGFTNIEFWSWDDKDLDRIKALCEEYGLTVASFSGDKDFSLVDMSHQSAYIDYVNQSIQAAQKLDCKNLVIHSNSLGEGGIVVNHYEEKSNYEKFGAMVSTLTKLATIAEEAGITLVLEALNTEEDHVGNFLAYTRDAVTAIKCVASPNIKILYDIYHMQLMEGKVINIIHENVEHIGYIHVADAPGRLEPGTGEINYTNVFKALSDVNYDGYIGFELMPSHDSMDVAKGLIALF; this is encoded by the coding sequence ATGAAGAAATCCGCATGCATTGAAATGATCTTTACAGAAGTTGATTTTTATAACAGATTTAAGTTAGCTAAAGAGGCTGGTTTTACCAATATTGAATTTTGGAGTTGGGATGATAAGGATTTAGATAGAATTAAGGCTTTATGTGAAGAGTATGGTTTAACTGTAGCCAGTTTCTCTGGCGACAAAGATTTTTCTTTAGTGGATATGTCTCATCAATCAGCTTATATTGATTATGTCAATCAGTCTATCCAAGCAGCTCAAAAACTAGACTGTAAGAATCTAGTGATTCACTCCAATTCACTTGGTGAAGGTGGCATTGTTGTTAACCATTATGAAGAAAAATCAAATTATGAGAAATTCGGTGCTATGGTGAGTACCTTGACAAAATTAGCAACAATTGCAGAGGAAGCTGGAATTACATTAGTTCTTGAAGCACTTAATACGGAAGAAGATCATGTAGGTAACTTTTTAGCTTATACGAGAGATGCAGTGACTGCCATTAAGTGTGTAGCAAGCCCTAATATCAAAATTCTCTATGATATTTATCACATGCAGCTTATGGAAGGTAAAGTGATCAACATCATACATGAAAATGTAGAACATATTGGCTATATTCACGTAGCTGATGCTCCAGGGCGGCTAGAACCGGGAACAGGTGAGATTAATTATACAAATGTCTTTAAGGCGTTAAGTGATGTTAATTATGATGGTTATATTGGATTTGAATTAATGCCATCTCATGATTCAATGGATGTAGCGAAAGGATTGATAGCCCTATTTTAA
- the iolG gene encoding inositol 2-dehydrogenase, giving the protein MKLGLIGAGRIGKLHGEVITYHVDDATIEMVSDVYTEGLKDWAEPLGIQNITNDYKEILENPDIEGVLICSSTDTHADLIIESAKAGKHIFCEKPVDFNVEKIQFALDTVKDAGVKLQIGFNRRFDHNFNKVQREVKQGKIGDVHIVKITSRDPAPPPVEYIKVSGGLFLDMMIHDFDMARFLSGSEVEEVFTYGTVLVDEKIGEAGDVDTAIVNLRFKNGAIGVIDNSRQAVYGYDQRVEVFGSKGMVLAENDFPTTVKVLTDDAVTEDKPKYFFLERYKESYASELIAFVKAVKDDQEPLVIGNDGLAPVLIGLAAKRSLDEKRPVMIEEILG; this is encoded by the coding sequence ATGAAATTAGGACTTATAGGAGCAGGACGTATTGGAAAACTACACGGTGAAGTTATCACATATCATGTAGATGATGCCACCATTGAAATGGTTTCAGATGTCTATACTGAGGGTTTGAAGGATTGGGCTGAACCACTTGGAATCCAGAACATAACAAATGATTATAAAGAGATCTTAGAAAATCCAGATATCGAGGGCGTATTAATTTGCTCTTCAACAGATACCCATGCTGATCTTATTATTGAAAGTGCAAAAGCAGGTAAGCATATTTTCTGTGAAAAGCCTGTAGATTTCAATGTTGAAAAGATTCAGTTTGCACTCGACACAGTAAAAGATGCAGGAGTTAAATTACAAATAGGTTTCAATCGCCGCTTTGATCATAATTTCAATAAAGTGCAACGAGAAGTTAAACAGGGAAAGATTGGAGATGTCCATATCGTCAAAATTACATCTAGAGATCCAGCGCCACCACCAGTTGAGTATATTAAAGTTTCAGGAGGACTTTTTCTTGATATGATGATTCATGACTTTGATATGGCTAGATTCTTATCTGGGAGTGAAGTAGAAGAAGTTTTTACTTACGGTACAGTCCTTGTTGACGAAAAAATCGGTGAAGCGGGTGATGTTGATACTGCTATAGTGAATTTACGTTTTAAGAATGGAGCCATTGGAGTTATTGATAACAGTCGTCAAGCAGTTTATGGATATGATCAAAGAGTAGAAGTTTTTGGTTCCAAGGGGATGGTACTAGCAGAAAATGATTTTCCTACAACAGTGAAAGTACTAACTGACGATGCAGTAACAGAAGATAAACCTAAGTATTTCTTCTTAGAGCGTTATAAAGAGTCTTATGCTTCAGAGCTAATAGCTTTTGTTAAGGCAGTAAAGGATGATCAAGAGCCTTTAGTTATTGGAAATGATGGATTAGCACCAGTTTTAATAGGATTAGCTGCTAAGCGGTCATTAGATGAAAAGCGCCCAGTAATGATTGAAGAGATACTTGGCTAA
- a CDS encoding response regulator, with translation MEKYKVLLVDDDCLVRQTLRNMLNWKELGLTIVDEAIDGKDGMDKIDHLIPDIIILDMSMPQADGIEVIQHIKNNNYPVRILALSCYDDFTYVKEALKLGASDYILKHLLQKEVLVEALGAIREEIEKSKSEKEIKTQLRVLANEGRPLLKNKLLMGLLQGENHLKELEGDFKRYCKNLPLNNLSLIYLTVENYQHVIMDFQPRGEEIFTLALTNIVKEVVGKTHHNEVVDLGKGNYTIILHLNNRGHSQNKVILEDIIRRVNRQLKSYLKAETKMITNMESVSYNDLPVLFHELDSKKGYFFYEDYSINFLFSNLIQPLSMAEIKAESEDLEYYKNHIKKMEFDELESYLLKGLENHRVKLIQPDQLRKYYHFLVRVIQDYVHEHLHILSDEIISSNETNSMSSIRHITQMEEFIIQLVSELREFMADALVENVDNDYVKEAIKFIQGHYMEDINLAEVAAHIHVTRTYLSHLFNQTTGTKFIDYVREVRMKKACDYLSNSNMTIKEIAIKVGIPNRKYFSKTFKHVIGISPQEFKRVNI, from the coding sequence ATGGAGAAGTACAAGGTTCTTTTAGTTGACGATGATTGTCTTGTCCGCCAAACGTTACGGAACATGCTTAATTGGAAAGAGTTGGGGTTAACCATAGTAGATGAGGCTATCGATGGAAAGGATGGAATGGACAAGATCGATCACTTAATTCCAGACATTATTATACTTGATATGAGTATGCCTCAAGCAGATGGTATAGAAGTTATTCAACATATCAAGAATAACAATTATCCAGTTCGAATTTTAGCTCTAAGTTGCTATGATGATTTTACATATGTAAAAGAGGCACTAAAACTTGGTGCTTCTGACTATATACTAAAACATCTTCTTCAAAAAGAGGTTTTAGTAGAGGCTTTAGGAGCGATTAGAGAAGAAATAGAAAAGTCTAAATCCGAAAAGGAAATAAAGACTCAGTTGAGAGTTTTAGCTAATGAAGGTCGTCCATTGCTAAAAAATAAATTGCTAATGGGGCTGTTACAGGGTGAAAATCATTTAAAGGAATTAGAAGGTGACTTTAAACGTTACTGTAAGAACTTACCTCTTAATAACTTAAGCTTGATTTATCTGACTGTTGAGAATTATCAACATGTTATCATGGATTTTCAGCCCAGAGGAGAAGAAATATTTACACTTGCCCTAACTAATATTGTAAAAGAAGTAGTGGGTAAGACACATCATAATGAGGTTGTTGATTTAGGAAAAGGTAACTATACAATTATTCTTCATCTAAATAATAGAGGTCACTCTCAAAATAAAGTTATTTTAGAAGATATTATAAGAAGGGTCAATAGACAATTAAAAAGTTACTTAAAAGCTGAAACAAAAATGATAACCAATATGGAGTCAGTATCCTATAATGACTTACCGGTTCTCTTTCATGAATTAGATAGTAAGAAAGGCTACTTTTTTTATGAAGACTATAGCATAAATTTTTTATTCTCTAACTTAATCCAACCTTTATCAATGGCAGAAATAAAAGCTGAATCTGAGGATCTAGAATATTATAAAAATCACATAAAAAAGATGGAGTTTGATGAACTTGAAAGTTATTTATTAAAGGGATTGGAAAATCATAGAGTTAAACTAATCCAACCAGATCAACTAAGGAAGTACTATCATTTCTTAGTAAGGGTCATTCAAGATTATGTACATGAGCATCTACATATTCTGAGCGATGAAATAATCAGTTCTAATGAGACCAATAGTATGTCAAGTATACGCCATATTACTCAGATGGAGGAGTTCATTATCCAATTGGTTTCAGAGTTGAGAGAATTCATGGCAGATGCACTGGTTGAAAATGTTGACAATGATTATGTCAAAGAAGCCATTAAATTTATTCAGGGTCATTACATGGAAGACATAAATTTAGCTGAAGTAGCAGCACATATACATGTAACAAGAACTTATCTCAGTCATCTATTTAATCAGACAACTGGTACGAAATTTATTGACTATGTTCGCGAAGTAAGAATGAAAAAGGCTTGCGATTATTTATCAAATTCCAATATGACTATCAAAGAAATAGCGATTAAAGTAGGTATACCTAATAGAAAATATTTTTCTAAGACCTTTAAACATGTGATTGGTATAAGTCCTCAGGAGTTTAAAAGAGTAAATATTTAA